One genomic window of bacterium includes the following:
- a CDS encoding methyltransferase domain-containing protein yields MRATWLSSFITDTVYLAVGAWSSRLVGSPLQRAIARSRYGALAASYDDEVILQDGYLAPIEAALDRLPATPTEVLDVSTGTGAVVGVLMQRFPGCRGAAVDLSPVMLAHASRHARERGWSVRLAVADAGCLPFRAGTFDLVTVQNAFPVPGELVRVVRPGGWVVMSYSAGGSVLPWIVRSLTEQLRALGCQEVETCRVGSGRYFLARRPGGTVHA; encoded by the coding sequence ATGCGGGCGACCTGGCTCAGTTCGTTCATAACCGATACCGTCTACCTGGCCGTGGGAGCGTGGTCCTCGCGGCTCGTGGGCTCGCCGCTGCAACGGGCGATAGCCCGCAGCCGGTACGGCGCGCTGGCGGCCAGCTACGATGACGAGGTGATCCTCCAGGACGGCTATCTCGCGCCGATCGAGGCCGCCCTGGACCGGCTGCCGGCAACTCCCACGGAGGTCCTGGACGTCAGCACGGGCACCGGCGCGGTGGTGGGCGTCCTGATGCAGCGGTTCCCTGGGTGCCGCGGCGCCGCGGTGGATCTCTCGCCGGTGATGCTCGCCCACGCCTCCCGGCACGCGCGCGAGCGCGGGTGGTCGGTCCGGCTTGCCGTGGCCGACGCCGGATGCCTTCCCTTCCGGGCGGGGACATTCGACCTGGTCACGGTGCAGAACGCCTTCCCGGTACCCGGTGAATTGGTCCGGGTGGTGCGTCCGGGAGGGTGGGTGGTGATGAGCTACTCCGCCGGCGGATCGGTCCTGCCTTGGATCGTCCGCTCGCTGACCGAGCAGTTACGCGCGCTGGGCTGCCAGGAGGTAGAAACCTGCCGAGTAGGCTCGGGGCGGTACTTCCTTGCGCGGCGCCCGGGCGGGACGGTTCATGCATGA
- a CDS encoding sugar phosphate isomerase/epimerase family protein — protein sequence MKVKFLLSSSAFRQAPGEVAAYARAHNYGGVEWYLDLLRLPVAPTARAKLFERMQGDGLGARFHAPAADMEMGHRDPAIAEASLRYLLMYIEFLAEMAPTTLTVHVGSRAIPMELLQWERTLDHLRRAAEAGRSRGVTVCLENLKGGWTSDPNRLLSMAEAAGCAITFDLGHAGASPFVREGGTLEAFHAVVGPRIANVHVYKIETPDGRHLPLEDTAGHGPTLDALLAGGLHTWVLELSTREDLEQTRRALHAYE from the coding sequence ATGAAGGTGAAATTCCTCCTCTCCTCATCCGCGTTCCGGCAGGCGCCGGGAGAGGTCGCGGCGTATGCCCGCGCGCACAACTACGGCGGGGTCGAGTGGTACCTCGACCTGCTGCGTCTGCCGGTCGCTCCAACGGCCCGGGCGAAGTTGTTCGAACGCATGCAGGGGGACGGCCTGGGCGCGCGCTTCCACGCGCCAGCCGCCGACATGGAGATGGGGCACCGCGACCCGGCCATCGCGGAGGCATCGCTGCGCTACCTGCTGATGTACATTGAGTTCCTGGCCGAAATGGCCCCAACGACCCTAACCGTCCACGTGGGCTCGCGCGCGATCCCGATGGAGTTGCTGCAGTGGGAGCGCACGCTGGATCACCTGCGCCGGGCCGCCGAGGCCGGCCGGAGCCGCGGCGTGACGGTCTGTCTGGAGAACCTCAAGGGCGGATGGACCAGCGACCCCAACCGGCTGCTGTCCATGGCCGAGGCAGCCGGGTGCGCGATCACATTTGACCTGGGGCATGCGGGCGCCAGCCCGTTTGTCCGGGAGGGCGGCACGCTGGAAGCCTTCCATGCCGTGGTCGGACCGCGGATCGCCAACGTGCATGTCTACAAGATTGAGACGCCCGACGGCCGACACCTCCCCCTGGAGGACACCGCCGGTCATGGACCGACGCTCGACGCGCTGCTGGCCGGCGGGCTTCACACCTGGGTTCTGGAGCTCTCGACCCGCGAGGATCTAGAGCAGACACGCCGCGCCCTGCACGCCTACGAGTAG
- a CDS encoding iron ABC transporter permease, with translation MATIAAPRVRPRRAFDLSTAAILLLVVGILGLLIVYPLSRVLLLSFIKPGDPVSPAHLTLANFSRFFTSGLYQKALVNSLVASGTTVLASLVLGIPLAYILARVKVPFREALISLATLPLILPPFVGAYSWILLLGRQGALTSLIREGLGIHLPSIIGPFGVIVTMSLSYYPFVLLPLLGALSSADPHVEESALTLGASPLRRILTVTLPLALPTIGAGAIIVFMRAIGNFGVPALLGGEFYVLPTLVYFEVTGSFNLHGAGAIALVSTLFSIGSLLALRYITGKGGFVTITSQARQMTQSSHPAARWLGFGFCAAVIGISLLPHLTVLLASFAERWAGTPLPTAYSLINYRKAFTLSMDAIRNSLVLAVGTTVICMIVGSLMAHVAARKRIPGRWLMDITIMLPFVLPGIMVGVAILVAFIVPPFELAGTGTILMIAYFIRRLPYTFRSTYASLTQTDIALEEASLTCGANQTTTFRRVTLPLITPAIAAGATITFATLLGELTTTLLLYSARWKTISVKIFEFVSYDQTGPASALGALLVAAVLVTVYVANRLSGRNLTSALG, from the coding sequence ATGGCGACGATTGCGGCTCCGAGGGTGCGGCCCCGCCGCGCCTTTGATCTGAGCACGGCGGCGATCCTCCTGCTGGTGGTGGGTATCCTGGGGCTGCTGATCGTCTACCCGCTGTCGCGCGTGTTGCTGCTCAGCTTCATCAAGCCGGGCGATCCGGTCTCGCCGGCCCATCTCACGCTGGCCAACTTCTCACGGTTCTTCACAAGCGGCCTCTACCAGAAAGCCCTGGTGAACTCGCTGGTGGCCAGCGGCACGACCGTGCTGGCGAGCCTTGTGCTGGGCATTCCGCTCGCCTACATCCTGGCCCGCGTAAAGGTTCCATTCCGGGAAGCGCTCATCTCGCTGGCAACGCTGCCGCTGATCCTCCCGCCCTTCGTGGGCGCCTACTCCTGGATACTCCTCCTGGGCCGGCAGGGCGCGCTGACCTCCTTGATTCGAGAGGGTCTGGGAATCCATCTGCCGAGCATCATCGGGCCGTTCGGGGTCATCGTGACGATGTCGCTCTCCTATTACCCGTTCGTTTTGCTGCCGCTGCTCGGAGCTCTTTCCTCCGCGGACCCGCACGTGGAGGAGAGCGCGCTGACGCTTGGCGCCTCCCCGTTGCGGCGGATCCTGACCGTCACGCTGCCCCTGGCACTGCCGACCATTGGTGCCGGCGCAATCATCGTGTTCATGCGGGCGATCGGGAACTTTGGGGTCCCGGCGCTGCTGGGCGGGGAGTTCTACGTCCTGCCAACACTGGTCTACTTTGAGGTCACCGGCAGCTTCAATCTGCACGGCGCGGGCGCGATCGCGTTGGTGAGCACCCTGTTTTCGATCGGCTCGCTGCTGGCGCTGCGCTACATCACCGGGAAGGGCGGGTTCGTCACGATCACCTCGCAGGCACGCCAGATGACGCAGAGCAGCCACCCGGCGGCCCGGTGGCTGGGCTTTGGTTTCTGCGCCGCGGTGATCGGCATCTCGCTCCTGCCGCATCTCACAGTGCTGCTGGCGTCGTTCGCCGAGCGGTGGGCCGGAACACCCCTGCCCACCGCCTACTCGTTGATCAATTACCGCAAGGCGTTCACTCTCTCGATGGACGCGATACGCAACAGTCTGGTGCTGGCCGTCGGGACGACCGTAATCTGCATGATCGTAGGGTCGCTGATGGCCCATGTGGCCGCGCGCAAGCGGATCCCGGGCAGGTGGTTGATGGACATCACGATCATGCTGCCGTTCGTGCTTCCTGGGATCATGGTGGGCGTGGCGATCCTCGTGGCGTTCATCGTTCCTCCCTTCGAGCTCGCGGGCACCGGAACGATCTTGATGATCGCCTACTTCATCCGGCGTCTGCCGTACACGTTCCGGTCCACCTACGCCTCGCTCACCCAGACCGACATCGCGCTCGAAGAGGCGTCGCTGACCTGCGGCGCCAACCAGACCACCACCTTCCGCCGGGTCACGCTACCGTTGATCACGCCGGCAATCGCCGCCGGGGCCACGATCACCTTTGCCACGCTGCTCGGGGAACTGACCACCACGCTCCTGCTGTACTCGGCCCGGTGGAAGACGATCTCGGTCAAGATATTCGAGTTTGTCAGCTACGACCAGACAGGGCCGGCCTCGGCACTGGGCGCCCTCCTGGTCGCCGCCGTCCTGGTCACCGTCTACGTCGCCAACCGCCTCTCCGGCAGAAACCTCACTTCGGCGCTGGGATAG
- a CDS encoding ABC transporter ATP-binding protein yields MKVPSTKLGVEGVRKVFGDGPSQVVAADDVGFDVRDGELFTLLGPSGCGKTTTLRLVAGLERPDAGRIVFEGLDWTPLPPFRRSIGMVFQSYALFPHMSVFENVAYGLRVRKTSRREIGRLVDEAIEMVGLAGTRARRPGQLSGGQQQRVALARALVYHPKLLLLDEPLSNLDAKLRVYMRGEIKRIQRQAGICAVYVTHDQEEALSISDRIAVMQAGRIAQVGTPAEIYEQPASTFVADFVGKANFLECTVLERDGEACIIRCGDARLRAMTATGSPPMPAGTEGLLFFRPERAVISPVREGAAGLPARVRDIEYLGSLVRYTLSGAGGWTVLVDAPPIGGIRQVGEEVLITLAADHAQVFPKGSR; encoded by the coding sequence GTGAAGGTGCCATCCACCAAGCTGGGCGTTGAGGGAGTCCGCAAGGTCTTCGGCGACGGCCCGTCTCAAGTGGTCGCCGCCGACGACGTCGGATTCGATGTGCGCGACGGCGAGCTGTTCACGCTCCTGGGACCCAGCGGCTGCGGCAAGACCACAACGCTGCGGCTGGTCGCCGGACTGGAGCGGCCGGATGCCGGCCGGATCGTCTTCGAGGGGCTGGACTGGACGCCGCTGCCGCCCTTCCGGCGCAGCATCGGCATGGTGTTCCAGAGCTACGCGCTCTTCCCTCACATGAGCGTATTCGAGAACGTGGCCTACGGGCTGCGGGTGAGGAAGACCTCCAGGCGGGAGATCGGACGGCTCGTGGACGAGGCCATCGAAATGGTCGGGCTGGCCGGTACCCGGGCCCGCAGGCCCGGGCAGCTCTCTGGCGGGCAGCAGCAGCGTGTCGCGCTCGCCCGGGCGCTGGTCTACCACCCCAAACTGCTGCTGCTGGACGAGCCGCTCTCAAACTTGGACGCCAAGCTCCGCGTCTATATGCGCGGCGAGATCAAGCGCATCCAGCGGCAGGCCGGAATCTGCGCGGTCTACGTCACGCACGATCAGGAGGAAGCCCTTTCCATCTCCGACCGCATCGCCGTGATGCAGGCCGGGCGCATCGCACAGGTGGGCACGCCCGCGGAGATCTACGAGCAGCCCGCCTCCACCTTCGTCGCCGACTTCGTGGGCAAGGCGAATTTCCTGGAGTGCACGGTGCTGGAGCGCGACGGCGAGGCCTGCATCATCCGCTGCGGCGACGCGCGCCTCCGCGCCATGACGGCGACAGGCAGCCCGCCCATGCCCGCAGGGACAGAGGGACTGCTCTTCTTCCGGCCCGAGCGCGCGGTGATCTCCCCTGTTCGAGAGGGCGCCGCCGGCCTGCCGGCGCGCGTTAGGGATATTGAGTACCTGGGCAGCCTGGTCCGCTACACCCTCTCCGGCGCGGGGGGCTGGACGGTGCTGGTGGACGCACCGCCCATCGGCGGCATCCGGCAGGTGGGGGAGGAAGTTCTCATCACCCTGGCCGCGGATCACGCCCAGGTGTTTCCGAAGGGATCGCGCTGA
- a CDS encoding extracellular solute-binding protein yields MKMNRLPMAWLCGCVVVVVLAAMAPATVAQEPRVVVYSSAGAEIGEELAAAFMKRNPGIKVESIYAGTGVVWTRVRAEAARPQGDVCMCGGSENFDINYEFLETYRSNQDADIPAEYKDPRGPRYYGMSLPIQVIIINSKLVPRKDYPRGWRDLADPKWKGKIIWANPRISASAYAQLFQLIKIGGWDLVKAVLANAVITPSSGLAYQGVADGEFLIGMTGEGNVYDLKKKGYPVDGVYPVEGTGLRFDATGLIKGCPNPGSARLFYDFANSRDAHLIYTRVGSRRSVRPDVPTPQGMPPTSRINLVPYDAVKAGKDRGINLIIFDEMMAKR; encoded by the coding sequence ATGAAGATGAACCGATTGCCTATGGCCTGGCTTTGCGGGTGCGTGGTTGTCGTCGTCTTGGCGGCGATGGCCCCGGCCACCGTGGCCCAGGAGCCCCGAGTGGTCGTCTACTCATCGGCAGGCGCAGAGATCGGCGAAGAACTCGCCGCCGCGTTCATGAAGCGGAACCCCGGAATCAAGGTCGAGTCTATCTACGCCGGCACCGGCGTCGTCTGGACGCGCGTGCGGGCTGAGGCAGCCCGGCCCCAGGGCGACGTCTGCATGTGCGGCGGCAGCGAGAACTTCGACATCAACTACGAGTTCCTCGAGACGTACCGGAGCAACCAAGATGCCGACATCCCCGCGGAGTACAAGGATCCCCGCGGGCCGCGCTACTACGGAATGAGCCTGCCCATACAGGTCATCATCATCAACAGCAAGCTGGTCCCTCGCAAAGACTACCCCCGGGGCTGGAGGGACCTGGCCGATCCCAAGTGGAAGGGCAAGATCATCTGGGCCAACCCGCGGATCTCCGCCTCGGCCTATGCCCAGCTATTCCAGTTGATCAAGATAGGCGGCTGGGACCTGGTGAAGGCAGTACTTGCCAACGCGGTCATCACCCCGTCGTCCGGTTTGGCCTACCAGGGCGTCGCCGACGGCGAGTTCCTCATCGGCATGACCGGTGAGGGCAACGTCTATGACCTGAAGAAGAAGGGTTACCCGGTGGACGGGGTCTACCCCGTCGAGGGCACCGGGCTTCGCTTTGACGCGACCGGGCTTATCAAGGGATGCCCGAATCCCGGCTCGGCGCGCCTCTTCTATGACTTCGCCAACAGCCGCGATGCGCACCTCATCTATACACGTGTCGGTAGCCGGCGCAGCGTGCGGCCCGACGTACCTACGCCGCAGGGCATGCCCCCGACCTCGAGGATCAATCTGGTCCCGTACGATGCGGTGAAGGCCGGGAAGGACCGGGGGATCAATCTCATCATCTTCGACGAGATGATGGCCAAACGGTGA
- a CDS encoding neutral/alkaline non-lysosomal ceramidase N-terminal domain-containing protein, translating to MRLGCATTVITPPPGTPLAGFDARKKGARGVHDDLCARALVLEDAGQRIALVVCDLCDLDAGFVREARRRIQKRTGIPAASAVLAATHTHAAPATFALYSLPPDPGWLDDLADRVADAVASAVRDLTPATLALALGSENSVGRNRRRHDGLVDPTVTVLRAERTGVPPAFLLHYACHPTVLGPDNLMISRDYVGFAVDAVEHGTGGWVMFANGACGDINVGHSADRSALGLPIPGRTFERAEELGLRLAGEAARALTDARPVAGRRTPDHGMLAAGRRSLLVPLRPTPPLEQARAQVLACRRRLEALEAAGAGEETVTSARLELLYAELALSWVEQRAGAGGARAAGAGAEEETTEVAAFAVGEVALIGLPGEFFAESGLRLQNRSPFKHTIVIGYANGGIGYVPPVSAFAEGGYETRLAPWSRVAPEAEGLILDAAENLLDDLWDRQDERPG from the coding sequence GTGCGCCTGGGTTGCGCAACAACCGTCATCACCCCACCTCCGGGAACCCCCCTCGCGGGTTTCGACGCCAGGAAGAAAGGCGCACGCGGGGTCCACGACGACCTCTGCGCGCGGGCGCTCGTCCTGGAAGATGCCGGGCAGCGCATCGCCCTTGTGGTCTGCGATCTCTGCGACCTCGACGCCGGGTTCGTCAGAGAGGCCCGGCGCCGCATCCAGAAGAGGACCGGAATTCCCGCGGCATCGGCCGTGCTCGCGGCCACGCACACCCACGCCGCACCCGCGACCTTCGCCCTCTACAGCCTTCCACCCGACCCGGGGTGGCTCGATGATCTGGCCGACAGGGTGGCCGATGCAGTGGCGTCCGCGGTCCGGGACCTGACGCCTGCGACGCTCGCCCTGGCGTTGGGCAGCGAGAACTCGGTCGGCCGGAACCGAAGGCGCCACGACGGCCTGGTTGACCCCACGGTGACCGTGCTGCGGGCCGAGCGGACCGGTGTGCCTCCGGCGTTCCTCCTCCACTACGCCTGCCACCCCACTGTGCTGGGACCCGACAACCTGATGATCTCGCGCGATTATGTCGGGTTCGCCGTTGACGCGGTGGAACACGGCACCGGTGGCTGGGTGATGTTTGCCAACGGAGCGTGCGGCGACATCAACGTGGGACACTCGGCCGACCGTTCGGCGCTAGGGCTACCGATCCCCGGCCGGACGTTCGAGCGGGCCGAGGAGCTGGGTCTGCGGCTTGCCGGGGAGGCCGCTCGAGCCTTAACCGACGCAAGGCCAGTCGCAGGCCGGCGCACGCCGGACCACGGGATGCTCGCGGCGGGCCGGCGATCCCTGTTAGTCCCGCTACGGCCGACACCCCCTCTTGAACAGGCGCGCGCGCAGGTGCTTGCCTGTCGACGCCGCCTGGAGGCGCTGGAGGCAGCCGGCGCCGGCGAGGAGACCGTGACCTCCGCCCGCCTCGAGCTTCTCTACGCGGAGCTGGCCCTAAGTTGGGTCGAGCAGCGCGCGGGGGCCGGGGGCGCGAGGGCCGCGGGCGCAGGAGCGGAGGAGGAAACCACCGAGGTGGCGGCGTTCGCCGTCGGCGAAGTCGCCCTCATAGGGCTCCCGGGAGAGTTCTTCGCCGAATCGGGCCTGCGCCTCCAGAACCGGTCGCCTTTCAAGCACACCATCGTCATCGGATACGCCAACGGCGGCATCGGCTATGTGCCCCCGGTCTCGGCCTTTGCCGAGGGCGGCTACGAGACCCGCCTGGCGCCGTGGAGCAGGGTGGCTCCGGAGGCGGAGGGCCTGATCCTCGACGCCGCCGAAAACCTGCTCGATGACCTCTGGGACCGGCAGGACGAGCGTCCGGGTTGA
- the nagA gene encoding N-acetylglucosamine-6-phosphate deacetylase — MNTQVMAVVGGRVLTPFREIPEGVVIVRNGRIEAVGPATSLAIPPDAHRVIAAGHTVVPGFVDIHVHGGAGADFMDASVESAEIICAFHARGGTTSLLATLRTAPVDEIIRALAVLRQLADQTRADADVAGVHIEGPYFAPTEAGAQPPSAMKDPNPEEWSRLLDYADIVRRMSVAPELSRALELGRELVARGIVASIGHTAATFDEVVAAVEAGFTHVTHMYSSMSGLRRVQAFRIPGVIEATLLLDELSTEMIADGRHLPASLMRLIIKAKGLDRLCVCTDAVRVAGFPPGEHTWAGRKVLVEDDVAKLPDRSFFAGSIATMDRCVRTMVHEVGLPLLDAVKLATINPARFVHLDGDRGSLAPGKRADLVVLDGELTVRWTIVGGRVVHGPEAPPPETVARSS, encoded by the coding sequence ATGAACACACAGGTCATGGCCGTGGTCGGAGGGCGGGTGTTGACTCCCTTCCGGGAGATCCCCGAGGGTGTGGTGATCGTGAGGAACGGACGCATCGAGGCGGTAGGGCCGGCAACGAGCCTGGCCATCCCTCCGGACGCCCACCGCGTCATCGCCGCCGGGCATACCGTCGTCCCGGGGTTCGTGGACATCCACGTTCACGGGGGAGCAGGGGCCGACTTCATGGATGCATCAGTTGAGTCGGCCGAGATCATCTGCGCCTTTCACGCCAGGGGCGGCACGACATCGCTGCTGGCGACGCTGCGCACCGCCCCAGTTGACGAGATCATCCGGGCCTTGGCCGTGCTGCGCCAGTTGGCCGACCAGACGCGTGCAGACGCAGATGTTGCCGGCGTGCACATAGAGGGGCCGTACTTCGCGCCGACAGAGGCCGGGGCCCAGCCCCCCAGTGCCATGAAGGACCCCAATCCGGAGGAGTGGTCGCGCCTGCTGGATTACGCTGACATCGTGCGGCGCATGTCGGTGGCCCCTGAACTGTCTCGTGCCCTTGAGCTCGGGCGGGAGCTCGTGGCCCGGGGGATTGTGGCTTCCATCGGGCACACGGCCGCCACCTTTGATGAGGTGGTCGCGGCCGTCGAGGCGGGCTTCACCCATGTCACCCATATGTACTCCAGCATGTCGGGCCTCCGGCGGGTGCAGGCCTTTCGGATTCCTGGCGTCATCGAGGCCACACTTCTGCTGGACGAGCTCTCCACGGAGATGATCGCGGACGGCAGGCATCTTCCGGCAAGTCTGATGCGGCTCATCATCAAGGCTAAGGGGCTCGACCGCCTGTGCGTCTGTACGGACGCCGTACGGGTGGCGGGCTTCCCGCCCGGGGAGCACACATGGGCTGGCCGCAAAGTGCTCGTCGAGGATGACGTGGCCAAACTGCCCGATCGCAGCTTCTTTGCCGGGAGTATCGCCACCATGGACCGGTGTGTCCGGACCATGGTGCACGAGGTCGGCCTTCCCCTCTTGGACGCAGTGAAACTGGCAACCATCAACCCTGCCCGGTTCGTGCACCTTGATGGCGATCGCGGCAGTCTTGCGCCAGGCAAGCGCGCAGACCTGGTCGTGCTGGACGGAGAATTGACCGTCCGGTGGACGATCGTGGGAGGACGCGTGGTCCATGGTCCTGAGGCCCCACCTCCAGAAACCGTCGCAAGGTCGTCCTGA
- a CDS encoding SIS domain-containing protein, with the protein MAATAPMDRFYESCITILERVRSEERGNLGRAADLIAEKMLKGELVHVFGTGGHSVMGAMELFWRAGGLAAWNPLFPPGIANLEGHPNTERVVGFAQHVLDYYRVKQGDLLVLINVNGINAVTIDTALECRKRGVTVIAVTSREFAEGVTPGIPARHPSNQNLCDLADVVIDAHVPPGDAVVDIDGFDRKVASVSTVINVYIVQSLVAEVVDRIVKTGEAPEVWYSGNMAGADKINAPFHAKYYSRVKHL; encoded by the coding sequence GTGGCAGCAACTGCACCGATGGACCGTTTCTACGAATCATGCATCACTATTCTCGAGCGCGTCAGAAGCGAGGAGCGCGGCAACCTCGGCCGCGCAGCCGACTTGATCGCGGAGAAGATGCTCAAGGGCGAGCTTGTGCACGTCTTCGGCACCGGCGGGCACTCGGTCATGGGCGCCATGGAGCTCTTCTGGAGAGCGGGCGGGCTTGCAGCATGGAACCCCCTGTTCCCGCCCGGGATCGCAAACCTGGAGGGCCACCCGAATACCGAAAGGGTGGTTGGCTTCGCGCAACACGTCCTTGACTACTACCGCGTCAAGCAGGGGGACCTGCTGGTGCTGATCAACGTGAACGGCATCAACGCGGTCACGATCGACACGGCACTGGAGTGCCGGAAGCGGGGCGTGACGGTAATCGCCGTGACTTCACGTGAGTTCGCCGAGGGGGTCACGCCGGGTATCCCGGCAAGGCACCCGAGCAACCAGAACCTCTGTGACCTCGCGGACGTCGTAATCGACGCCCACGTTCCACCCGGAGACGCCGTGGTGGACATAGACGGCTTCGACCGGAAGGTGGCCTCGGTCTCCACCGTGATAAACGTCTACATCGTCCAGTCGCTCGTCGCCGAGGTGGTGGACCGGATCGTTAAGACCGGGGAAGCCCCGGAGGTCTGGTACAGCGGGAACATGGCCGGCGCCGACAAGATCAACGCGCCGTTCCACGCTAAGTACTACTCAAGGGTCAAGCATCTCTAG
- a CDS encoding ABC transporter substrate-binding protein, giving the protein MATRLTRRQLVGTAAAAGAAYGLGLASRFPQIALGQEREMSILMFSSFVSANDEELRRQAAEFGRRAGVKITVDFVSIPEMAAKHAAEVSAQRGHDIVSLENLQTAMIEPQLVDLDDINDEIIKRWGAWHPVAKQACFLNGRWKAVPRMTVAFHGTYREDYFKQVGEPHPASWADVMRAAKKLRGIDRPIGFPISQCGDANNTLYQLHWSYGGKIATPDGQIAIESPETEQAIAYVQEIFPQMDREILAWDNAGNNRFILSGRGSWTLNPSSVYVTAKRTNPDIAVNINHHGALLGPKGRFGMGDFYSFGIWKFARNKEAAKDFLRFFYEEENQNRYIETGGGFNMPAHPKFDRHPVWRIDPKLQGIIGYTKWQKLTGWPAPADRRAQAAYATFVLPNMFAQVVTGKMKPKEAMQWATRQLRDIGYK; this is encoded by the coding sequence ATGGCAACGAGATTGACCAGACGGCAGTTAGTGGGGACGGCTGCCGCGGCAGGGGCCGCATACGGCCTTGGGCTAGCCAGCCGTTTCCCGCAGATAGCCCTAGGGCAGGAGCGGGAGATGAGCATCCTGATGTTCAGCTCCTTCGTCTCGGCAAACGATGAGGAGCTTCGCCGGCAGGCGGCCGAGTTCGGCAGGCGTGCCGGCGTCAAGATCACGGTTGACTTCGTCTCAATCCCAGAGATGGCGGCCAAGCACGCCGCAGAGGTGTCTGCCCAGCGTGGCCACGACATAGTCAGCCTCGAGAACCTCCAGACGGCGATGATCGAGCCTCAGCTCGTCGACCTCGACGACATCAACGACGAGATCATCAAGCGCTGGGGGGCGTGGCATCCCGTCGCGAAGCAGGCGTGCTTCCTCAACGGCCGATGGAAGGCGGTGCCCAGGATGACCGTCGCCTTCCACGGCACCTACAGGGAGGACTACTTCAAGCAGGTCGGGGAGCCGCACCCGGCAAGCTGGGCCGACGTCATGCGCGCCGCTAAGAAGCTGCGCGGGATCGACCGGCCCATCGGATTCCCTATCAGCCAGTGCGGCGATGCAAACAACACGCTTTATCAGCTGCACTGGTCGTACGGAGGGAAGATAGCCACGCCGGACGGCCAGATTGCCATCGAGTCGCCGGAAACCGAGCAGGCGATAGCCTACGTCCAGGAGATCTTCCCGCAGATGGACCGCGAGATCCTGGCGTGGGACAACGCGGGCAACAACCGCTTCATACTCTCGGGCCGCGGCTCCTGGACGCTGAATCCCAGTAGCGTCTACGTAACGGCCAAGCGCACGAACCCCGATATCGCGGTGAACATCAACCACCACGGCGCGCTTCTCGGCCCCAAGGGACGGTTCGGCATGGGCGACTTCTATAGCTTCGGAATCTGGAAGTTCGCCAGGAACAAGGAAGCGGCGAAGGACTTCCTGCGCTTCTTCTACGAAGAGGAGAACCAGAACCGCTACATCGAGACCGGAGGCGGGTTCAACATGCCGGCGCACCCGAAGTTCGACCGCCATCCTGTGTGGCGGATCGACCCCAAGCTCCAGGGCATCATCGGGTATACGAAGTGGCAGAAGCTGACCGGCTGGCCAGCACCGGCGGACCGGCGCGCCCAGGCCGCGTACGCAACGTTCGTGCTGCCGAACATGTTCGCGCAGGTAGTCACCGGGAAGATGAAGCCAAAGGAAGCCATGCAGTGGGCCACCCGGCAGCTGCGTGACATCGGCTACAAATAG
- a CDS encoding carbohydrate ABC transporter permease encodes MVGRQARRPAAYYLAVLPFVVLLLFPFYWMVVTSLKQNAELYDLKAIPFWFRSSPTLEHYRFLFERTAFATWMVNTAVVAVLSTAIAVVISILAGYALARLRFRGGETLGGVIFAVYLVPTTLLFIPLSQVIRILNLGDTRWSLVVSYPTFLVPFATWLLMSYFRTIPKELEESALIDGCSYLGALIRIILPTAIPGVLTATLFAFTLSWNEFIYAVTFVSSTAQKTLGPGVVTELIRGDVYYWGELMAGAVLGSVPIAVIYAFLLDYYISGLTAGAIK; translated from the coding sequence ATGGTAGGCCGCCAGGCACGCCGGCCCGCGGCTTACTACCTAGCCGTCCTTCCCTTTGTAGTCCTCCTGCTGTTCCCGTTCTACTGGATGGTCGTGACCTCGCTGAAGCAGAACGCCGAGCTATACGACCTCAAGGCCATCCCGTTCTGGTTCCGATCCAGCCCCACGTTGGAGCACTACCGGTTCCTGTTCGAGCGGACCGCGTTTGCCACGTGGATGGTCAACACCGCCGTGGTCGCGGTGCTGTCAACGGCGATCGCGGTCGTCATAAGCATCCTGGCGGGCTACGCGCTGGCTAGGTTGCGGTTCCGCGGGGGCGAGACCTTGGGGGGGGTGATCTTCGCGGTATACCTTGTCCCCACGACGCTGCTGTTCATCCCGCTGTCGCAGGTCATCCGAATCCTAAACCTGGGGGACACGCGGTGGTCGCTGGTTGTCTCGTACCCAACGTTCCTGGTTCCGTTCGCGACGTGGCTGCTGATGAGCTACTTCCGCACAATCCCAAAGGAGCTGGAGGAGAGCGCGCTGATCGACGGGTGCAGCTACCTTGGCGCCCTTATCCGTATCATCCTGCCCACGGCGATCCCAGGCGTCCTCACGGCCACGCTGTTCGCATTCACGCTGTCGTGGAATGAGTTCATCTACGCCGTGACCTTCGTGAGCTCAACGGCGCAGAAGACGCTCGGGCCGGGGGTCGTCACCGAGTTGATCCGCGGCGACGTGTATTACTGGGGAGAGCTTATGGCCGGCGCGGTCCTCGGCTCGGTTCCGATAGCCGTCATCTACGCGTTCCTATTAGACTACTACATATCGGGCCTGACCGCTGGTGCTATCAAGTGA